GGCAGGTGCTGACCCTTGGTAGCACAACCGCTATTGTGCCGACGGTTTCCTACGATATACCCCTCAACTGGCAGACCGATGCCTATATTGGTGCAGGCATTGCCTTCCAAGATGGCGGCAGCGATGGCGATACATCCCCTATTGGCAACCAAACTGCCTTCGTGATTCAGCCCGGCGTAGACTACAGCTTGCCCTATAGCCGCTTAGTGCTTTTTGGTAATGCCATCATTGCGTTTGACGCCTATGAAGAAGGCGGTGGCACAGCTGCATCTCTCCAGGGCGGAGTCGGTCTGCGCTTCTAAGCGTTTTTGTCTTAGGTCAATCTGCATCCTCGATCCAGGCGATAGCGATCAGCTCTTCGCCTATATTTTGCTGGAGATAACAGCATTGTGAGAGAGATTTTGGGCAGGACTCCGTTTCTCCTGTGGGAACAGGGTAAGCTGATGTCAGTCGGGCGATCGCTCGTTTCGCATTTCTGCCCTTGCTATGCATGACCGGCTTCCTCAGCTTCATAAAGGTCTGATTACCCAAGCCACCCGACCGACACAGGGGTGGTATGTTCTGTGGTTGGTTCTCAGTTTTTTGATGGCGCTGCTGTTGGGCGGTCTGGTGCTGTATCAGTCTCTCGACAGCGCCTATGTCATTCAGGATGATGCTCGCCAGCATGTGTTTTGGATGCGGCGTTTTCTGGATGCTGACCTGTTTCCTAATGACGTCATTGCCGACTACTTTCAGTCGGTAGCGCCCGGAGGCTATACCGCCCTCTATCGTGGTGCTGCTGAGCTAGGTCTTGATCCAGTCCTGCTGAGTAAGATCGTGCCGCTGATCCTCGGCTTGATCACCACGGGCTATTGCTTTGGCATTTGCTTAGAACTGTTGCCGCTGCCGGTGGCCGGGTTCACGGCATCGCTGTTGCTAAATCAGATCATCTGGACGCATGATGACGTAGCGTCTGGCACCCCCCGTGCCTTTGTCTATCCGTTATTCACGGCGTTTTTATACTATCTGCTGAAGCGATCGCTCCTGCCTTGTTGGATCACCATTCTTCTGCAGGGTTTGTTTTATCCGCAGACCGTGCTGCTCAGTGCCGGATTGCTGGCTGTCCAGGGTCTGCGCTGGTGGCTACGGGTGCCCCACTGGCCGTTTACCCGTCGGGATGCCTGGCTGTGTGGCGTGGGCATGGGGATTGCGATCGCCGTGACGCTGCCCTATCTGCTCAGTCCGTCGGACTATGGCCCGGTGGTGTCGTTGGCGGAGGCCCGCAGCCTGCCGGAGTTTCAGGCTGGGGGGCGGGCAGAATTTTTTAGGGATAGCAGCGCCCAATTTTGGCTCTGGGATGGACGCAGTGGCATCTTGCCCCGAGCTGATCGATTATCGCCTTTGCTCTATGCTGCCCTGCTGTTGCCCTTGATGGCATGGCGATCGCGGTGGTTTCCTCTCTGTCAGCATATCCAGCCCAAGGTGGTGATCCTTGTGCAAATGCTGGGGGTCTCTCTGGTTTGGTATGGTCTAGCCCATCTGCTGCTCTACCGTCTACACCTGCCCAGTCGCTACACCCAGCACACCCTGCGCATTGGCCTGGCCCTAGCCGCCGCGATCGCTCTGATCACCTTGATCGATGCCCTCTTGCACTGGGCTGAGCAAGCCCATCGTCAGCAGAGACTGCGATCCCATGTTGGGGTCATAGCGTCCGGAGCGATCGCCCTGGCCCTGCTGCTATTTCCCCTCTGGGTGCAGTTTCCTCGGGTGGGCTATGTCACCGGTGCCTATCCTGACCTGTATACCTTTTTCTCCCAGCAGCCTGCCGATACCATGATTGCCTCCATTGCCGATGAGGCCAGCAATCTGCCTAGTTTTTCCCAGCGATCGGTGCTGACGGCGCGGGAATATGGCATTCCGTACCACACCGGCTACTATGACCAGTTTGTGGAGCGCACCACCGCGGTGCTCCAAGCGCAGTATAGCGACGACCTCGACATGGTGCGCACCGTCACCCAGACCTATGGCATTGACTTTTGGCTGCTCGATCGCCATGCCTTCCAAGCCAACTACCTGCGTCGATCCTGGGTCTGGCAATATGACGATGTTGTGTATCCTATTCAGCGATCGCTCCGCCGAGGCTCTCGTCCCATTCTCAAAACGCTGCATCAAACCTGTCTTGTGTTTGAAAACTCTAGTCTGTTGGTGCTGGATGCGGCTTGCGTCCTTGAGCAGGGGGATAGTACTTAGTACTGCAAGATAGAAGAACGAAGACAGAAAAACGAAGAGGCAGTCCAGGACACACAAGGGTTCCCACGTTAGCACCTAGGTAGGTTACGTCTGCCTCAGAGTACTAGAAGACTATGAACGCATCCAAGCCGGTGCGTTACGGCGTTGCCTAGCAGCATCTGACGCTACGGTTGATGGATGCCCACTGTTCGTCGTCTGCTCATCTCGCCACAAAACAGCGTAGGATGAATGGAAAAATCGTGGGTGAGCGATCGCAATGGTAGAGCAAATCCAAAACGTTGAGATCAAGCGCCAGCGCTCCAGTTCCTGGCTGAGATGGCTTGTGATCGGGCTCCTCATTGTGGGCGTTGTGTTTCGCCTCTATCAGCCGGGGCATAAGGTCTACTGGTTTGATGAAACCATGACCTCCCTACGCATTGCTGGCTATACCCAAGAGACGCTGGTGGCGGCGGCGGTCAATCAACCTCCGATCACCGCAGAGGATTTTCTTGAGCGCTACCAATACCCCGACCATCAGCGCACCCGAGCCGCTGCCCTGGCCGCCCTAAAGACCCATCCCGAACATTCCCCGCTGTACTATGTGATGGCCTGGGGCTGGCTATACCCAGCCGGGCATTCGGTGGGCAACTTGCGGCTCCTGTCGGCGTTATTTGGACTGGCGACCATTCCTGCCGCCTATTGGCTTGGGCGAGAGTTATTTCAGGCTGCCGAGGCGGGGTGGGCGATCGCTGCCGTTGTGGCCATATCTCCGTTCCATGTGCTGTATTCCCAGGAGGCGCGGGAATATAGTTTGTGGACGTTGGCGATCGTGCTATCTAGTGCGGCGCTGTTGTGGGCGAGGCGGCGCAATACCGTACCAGCCTGGAGTCTCTACGGCGTGACGCTGGCTCTCGGGCTGTATTCCCATGTGTTCTATGGATTTGTGGTCATGAGCCATGGGCTCTACATGATTCTGGCAGAAAGCTGGCGTCCAACTCGGCGACTCTTGGCCTATGGTGGTGCTGTTCTGCTGGGATTGGCCCTCTTTGCGCCTTGGCTGATGGTGATTCTGGACAATTGGGATCGACTGCTGGGCAATACCGTGGGCATGACCCTCGATCGCCAAGGATTTTTGCCCCTCTTTTGGCTGCTGAACCTCAGCCGCCTCTTTTTTGACCTCAATCAAGGGCCCAGCGCCATCAATCCAGCTCACTATCTTCTGCTTGCCCTCTGCGCCTATGCCCTGTGGTATCTCTATCAGCGCACGCCCCGCGTCACTAGCCTGTTTGTATTGACCCTGATTGGCGTGACGGCGATCGCCCTCATGGGCTCCGATCTGCTGCTGGGGGGACGGCGATCGACCATTACCCGCTATCCCATTCCTTGCTACGTGGGACTGCAGGTGGCCGTGGGCTATCTCCTTTGGCGAATGCTGCAGGATCCAGATCAGAGTCGGCGGGCCTATCGACGCTGGCGGGCAGGGGCGATCGCCCTGGCCTTGTCCGGTGTGCTCTCCGTTGCGGTGAATGCCCATCATGCTCTGTGGTGGAACAAAAGCTATGCGGTGAGTCGTTTTAACCCTGCCGCTGCCGAGATCATCAACCAAAGCGATCGCCCCTTGATGATCACCGATCGCGATCCCAGTGAAGTGCTTGCCTTTGTGCATCGGCTGGATGCTGACGTGCAGGTGCAGCTGATTGCCCGACCCAATGCGCCCGACCAACCGCCCGACCTGCGACCGATCGTCCCCGATATTCCGCCAGCGACCTACAGCGACGTCTTTCTCTACCAGCCCTCCCAGGGACTGCGGCTACGGATGGAGCGCCGAGGTATGCCCAGCAGCGATGTAAACGGCGGTGGCTGGCTTTGGACGGTGAGCATTCCATCACCCTAGTCGGCGGTACAATGGCGTCACCGGTGGAGCTATCAAGCCAGATGGGCCGTCCAAGTGGTAAAACTGATGTGACGTGCGATCGCCCTGTGATTGAGACCGACGCTGTTGTAAGACCGATCAAGCCAAGATGCTCTTGGTCTGCCGTCTGTTCCAGCCCTCGGCGCGATCGCCCACCCTTTTGCCGAGTCGTCTCATCCTGCTTCAACCACCATGCTTGCTGCCCGACTGCACCACTTCCTGGCCTCTCCCACCGCCAAATCTGAAGGGAACCGAGTCTTTTGGTTCACCCTCGGGCTGGTCTTTTCGCTGCTATTTTCCTATCTGGCCCTGAAAGAAGCCTTTGCCGGCGACTACATTGTGCAAGATGATGCGCGGCAGCATGTGTTTTGGATGCAGCGCTACCTCGATCCGGCGTTATTTCCAGGCGATCGCATTGCTGACTATTTCCAATCCGTCGCGCCCTATGGCTACAAAGCCCTCTACCGCATCTTGATGGCGGGCGATATCAGCCCTTGGTGGATTCATAAGCTGTTGCCCCTGGTCTTAGGCCTGATCAGCACCTGCTACTGCTTCGGCATCGCCATGCAAATCTTGCCCGTGCCCATGGCGGGCTTCTTGGCCACGCTGCTGCTCAACCAAAGCCTATGGATGAAGGATGACCTGATTTCCGCCACGCCCCGCGCCTTTGTCTATCCTGTCTTCCTGGCCTTTTTGTTCTACCTCTTGCGGCGATCGCTCCTCGGTACGGCACTTGCGGCTGTCTTGGTGGGCCTGTTCTATCCGCAATATAGCTTGATTGTGATTGGGCTTTTGGTGCTGAAACTTCTGCGCTGGCAGCCCTCCCCTACTGCCACCAACTGGACGCGCTATGTACCCGTGCGACTGGTGAGCGATCGCCCTGGGTATTGGATCTACGGCGTGGCCCTAGGCTTATCTATTGCCATTTTGGCGCTCTACGCCTCCAGCAATTCTGACTTTGACCCGGTGATCAGCGCGACCAGCACCCGTGAATGGCCAGAACTTTTGCCTGGTGGACGCTCTACCTTTTTCTACCCCAATCCCCTAGAGTTCTACTTCACCGGACAGCGTAGCGGCTTATTAGATGTCGGTCTTGTCCGTCCTGCCAGTCTCCTCTTTGCCCTGGCCCTGCCTGCTCTGCTCAAGTGGCGCGCCAACTTCCCGCTCACAGCGCGACTCACTAAAAAACTCTGGCTGTTGCCGCAGATCCTGGGCGTCTCGGTCTTTTGGTTTATCGCTGCCCATGCCACCCTCTTTCGGCTACACCTCCCCACCCGCTACACCGAACATACCTGGCGGATTGTCTTCGCCTTGGCAGCCGCGATCGCCCTGGCCATTCTCGTCGATCGCCTGTTTCAATTTTGGGAACCCACCCAGCCCCCAGCTCCCGTTGCGGTTCAGTGGGGCGGTATGTTCTTGATGGGAGCGATCGCTGTGTTGATCGTCATCTATCCCCGCTTTGTGGTTGATTTTCCTAGCACGAAATATAAAGTCGGCGAGGCACCGGAACTGTATGAGTTTGTGCGCCAACAGCCCCTGAATACCCTGGTGGCATCTCTCAGTGAGGAGGCGGACAATCTGCCGAGTTTTTCCCAGCGTTCGATCTTAGTGGGGCGAGAATATGCCATTCCCTACCACTGGGGCTACTACGGCGAGTTTCGCGATCGCGCCACGGCCCTGATCAATGCCCAGTACACCCCTGAGTTGCAGGCCGTCAAAGACTTTATCGAAACCTACGACATCACCCTGTGGTTGCTCGATCCCAACGCGTTTCAGCCAGGCTACGTGAGAGAGGGTTGGTTCAACCAATATCAACCGCCCACCGAACGCGCCCTGCAGTATTTGCTGGAAGGTACCGTCCCTGCCCTAACTCGCCTGCCCGATACCTGCACCGTGTTGACCGCTAACCGAATGCAGCTTCTTGATGCTGCTTGTATTTTGCAACTGGAAGCGCTGGAACCCTTAGAGACAGAGGAGGATGCAGATCCAGAAGCAGAGACAGAGTCTGAGGACAGCGAGGACGACGATGCAGCCGATGCTTAGGCTGGCTCATCGTTGCCGACCGATATATTGCCCACCTAACCCTTGTCTTGATGGGGCTACCCATGCATGAATCTCCAGCGTTGCTTAACCTCGCCCAGTGGTTGGCGGG
Above is a genomic segment from Leptolyngbya sp. CCY15150 containing:
- a CDS encoding glycosyltransferase family 39 protein; the protein is MVEQIQNVEIKRQRSSSWLRWLVIGLLIVGVVFRLYQPGHKVYWFDETMTSLRIAGYTQETLVAAAVNQPPITAEDFLERYQYPDHQRTRAAALAALKTHPEHSPLYYVMAWGWLYPAGHSVGNLRLLSALFGLATIPAAYWLGRELFQAAEAGWAIAAVVAISPFHVLYSQEAREYSLWTLAIVLSSAALLWARRRNTVPAWSLYGVTLALGLYSHVFYGFVVMSHGLYMILAESWRPTRRLLAYGGAVLLGLALFAPWLMVILDNWDRLLGNTVGMTLDRQGFLPLFWLLNLSRLFFDLNQGPSAINPAHYLLLALCAYALWYLYQRTPRVTSLFVLTLIGVTAIALMGSDLLLGGRRSTITRYPIPCYVGLQVAVGYLLWRMLQDPDQSRRAYRRWRAGAIALALSGVLSVAVNAHHALWWNKSYAVSRFNPAAAEIINQSDRPLMITDRDPSEVLAFVHRLDADVQVQLIARPNAPDQPPDLRPIVPDIPPATYSDVFLYQPSQGLRLRMERRGMPSSDVNGGGWLWTVSIPSP